In Dioscorea cayenensis subsp. rotundata cultivar TDr96_F1 chromosome 13, TDr96_F1_v2_PseudoChromosome.rev07_lg8_w22 25.fasta, whole genome shotgun sequence, the sequence GTGCTTTCGATATACCTCCCTTAATCTTCCTGCTTCGATCTCTAAGCATAATACTGTCCAACTTTGAATGGTAATGAATAAGACGTCCTTTTGCAGTGCCAGACCCCATCAAACTATCTTCCAGTTCCCCGTCACCAATGGCGTTGTCACATACACATGCTAGCATCAGTCCAAGTTCCATCATGCAAAGACCTAATTCCTTAAAAGTGTTTCCTAAATATTTAAACTCATCATCACGAGCGTCTGACGATCTATAAACATTAAGACCTTCTTTCCCAAAATCATCACCTACATCTACATTTTCAGCTCCTCTGCAGGACAATTTCAAACTTGCATGTTGCTCAAATTTCAATTGCAAGGCAAAAGAAGACACATTGCGATCAGGGTTCTTAAGAGGAACATCACTTCCCAGCCCATGCTCCTGTAATTCATCAAATAGTTAAAGAAATCCATCAAGTTCACGCAAGTATATTTACAATCTAACAGTGGATCACACTCTTCAACCTTGCACTAAGGCAACGGCAATGGAAAGAATTCATAAGCCAACATGCTAATCTACAAATAAACGCTCacattataacaaaaattagtAAATCCATAtgaaaagcattaaaaaaaacacagctTTTATGAGCAATCAAACAACTCGTTAGGGTTTCaatatcgaaaagaaaaaaaaacgaaaTTTTTTAACAATCTAGACATCGAAAAAAAAGTTGGAATAAGCGAATGCTCACATACCTTCAGGATCCGAGCGCGGTCCTTGTTGTCGAGAAGAGCAAGCTTACGGGCAAGGGGAAGGAGAGCGCGGCGGAGAGCAGGGGCTCTAGGAACGGCGGTGATGGAGAGAAGGCCGGGGCCGGACGGTCCTAGAGCACGCATTACGGCAGAGGAGAGGGATTGAAGGCGGTGGAGGTCATCGGCATCATCTGGGaagggagaaggagaaggagaaggagaggagaggaggagaaggTCGGCGAAGCGTAGTTCCAATGGCTCCAAGACCTCAGCTTGGACTTCCATTGATCTGGTGAATAGCCCCTCAATTATTCCTcactcttcaaaaatttttttttttttttttattgaacattAGACTAATACCTTTTGATactcttcataattttttttccaaatactCTTGTCCGGTCTAATtctctgttatttttttaaaaacataaaaaaataaaaataaaaatacttgatcAAAAAGTAGAaggtattaaaaattttaaattagaatttcgcaactaatcaataaaaaacaaaaaaacaaaaaaaaattgatgcaagACATCCctgttttttcataaaaatatcatcataatttttttataataataataataataatacaattttataaatgacgaaaatatttatagtaattaaagtattagtgctaaatagtaataataaaaatattatgttaattatcCTAACATTAATTTAGTAATGATCATCATAACTATAGCTTTTTTAACAATGCATATAAACTTGCTCTTAAagtaatcttttaaaaatttcccATCCGAAGTTGATTTCGGAGAGGACATTTGTCCATGTGTCATTGGTTCATCAATTTTCCagatttttttaactataaccACCACAATCAAGCAATGGATCTTCGCTCTCTCTCCCTCtgtccctcttcttcttcttctttccgaCGCTCCGCCATCACCCCTTCATCACCGTGAGCGATGACGACAACATAGCCGAGATGAGAGAGAAAATTGAGAATAAGGAAGAGGGACTCAATGAGGAACTATCTAGGCTCGGAGAGAGTGCCACTATAGTAGGTGGTCTTTGCGACCAGCCTTTTGAAGTGGAAGACCGGCTGATGTTTTTCATCCAAGCTAGGAGGGGGTGTATAATCCTGATTGGATGGTCATCGAGGAGCCGGAGTTGCCTCCctgtgaaccgatgggtcaatgtCAAGAGTATGAGAACCTTGATGGCTCTACACTTAGCCACGACCATGACAAAAGTTTAGAGAGATTTCTAGACCATTGCTCGTTTGCTCGAAACACAAACTTCGTATTTTGTGAAATTATGTTCTTATGCAAAGAAAATCTTGGAGATATGATCATTTGGATAATCTTTGGAAAATAAATTGATGTGTTGGCGAGTACtatgttttattgattttgaaaCTCATATTATGCCATTCTTGATCTATGAATGTTGAAACTCTCATTTTGAGCAAAGATGATTCTTTTATGTTATCTATGATTTccttatttgtgtgtgtgtgtgtgtgtatatatatatatatatgctcaaaTGTTCTAATCTATATGTATTATTGCACAAGCTTGGTTTTGTCGatcttattgattttttaaatattctatcAGAACTGTGCTAAATCATTCACTAAGTGACTTTGGTTACTCACCCCTTCCCTTCCTTCTATTCTTTAACATCTAGTGGCGTTGCGGCGAGGCGGCGGAGTGCTTGGCATACCCTTGCTTGTCATTCTTCACTTTTAGATCTTATGTATGTTTATTGTTGAGCATGAACTCATTGTATCAGGACTATGGATTCACTAGTGTGTTTGCTTCCCCTATGTATCTTTATGTTCCTTATTGGCATATCTTGAACTTGTAAAttatattcattattgtttaattccAAGTTTTTATTAGCCTTACGgcgactcgagggttgagtgatGGAGATGTCCCTCCTCTGGTCGTAATGGTGGTTGTCGGGTTTTGGGGCCCGTGGGTCGAGGCGTGACACTCCGAGTGTTCTACTCCTCCACCAGCTCCTTGTCTCGAGCCGAGctctcaccacctaaccaaacaCAATCGCACACACACCACCAAAACACAAGCAAGAATTAAGCAAGGAAAATCATAAATGAAACCATAAGCTTAAAAAATGTAATGCAACCCTAACAAGACCTAAGGTCAGCTCAAAATTGAGTTTCAAAATTTCCAAGGAGTTCCTAAGGCATTGTTTGGTTGGGGTTTTTAAGGGCGGTGAGAATGACTTAGAACGGGTGAAgcatgtttggttgggggagtaAGGAGGAGAAGGAGTTTAGAGGGTGTTTCACCCCCTCCAAACCCCACATTCCACCCCTCCAAATTTTAATGTTTGGAGGGGTGggattattaaattttgttttcatgtttaaacttttatgaaaagaccaaattaccctttatcaatttgagaaattaccataatattcttttaaaatctaatttcatctttcatattatttttttcttatttttttaatgtgtcaattgaagattaataataatatatattttttaaataataataataaaaatataaaaataacaaacaaatataaaaaattgaataattatagtattagtttaaaaataataataatattattatacaagtaatattattactaatattaatattaacattatttgtacaaaataatcttagaaaattattatgataaatatatataaaagggtAAATTAGTAAAACACACATTACATCTCTACTCACTTCTCCTTCtaaccacaaaaaaataaaaataaaaaaataaaaattaaacctaCATACTCCTCCATTTAACCAAACATAAAACTTTTTCAATACTCATCCATTTaaccaaacataaattttttccATGGACAGGTTCACTTCTCTCTCATGTGTTTNNNNNNNNNNNNNNNNNNNNNNNNNNNNNNNNNNNNNNNNNNNNNNNNNNNNNNNNNNNNNNNNNNNNNNNNNNNNNNNNNNNNNNNNNNNNNNNNNNNNNNNNNNNNNNNNNNNNNNNNNNNNNNNNNNNNNNNNNNNNNNNNNNNNNNNNNNNNNNNNNNNNNNNNNNNNNNNNNNNNNNNNNNNNNNNNNNNNNNNNNNNNNNNNNNNNNNNNNNNNNNNNNNNNNNNNNNNNNNNNNNNNNNNNNNNNNNNNNNNNNNNNNNNNNNNNNNNNNNNNNNNNNNNNNNNNNNNNNNNNNNNNNNNNNNNNNNNNNNNNNNNNNNNNNNNNNNNNNNNNNNNNNNNNNNNNNNNNNNNNNNNNNNNNNNNNNNNNNNNNNNNNNNNNNNNNNNNNNNNNNNNNNNNNNNNNNNNNNNNNNNNNNNNNNNNNNNNNNNNNNNNNNNNNNNNNNNNNNNNNNNNNNNNNNNNNNNNNNNNNNNNNNNNNNNNNNNNNNNNNNNNNNNNNNNNNNNNNNNNNNNNNNNNNNNNNNNNNNNNNNNNNNNNNNNNNNNNNNNNNNNNNNNNNNNNNNNNNNNNNNNNNNNNNNNNNNNNNNNNNNNNNNNNNNNNNNNNNNNNNNNNNNNNNNNNNNNNNNNNNNNNNNNNNNNNNNNNNNNNNNNNNNNNNNNNNNNNNNNNNNNNNNNNNNNNNNNNNNNNNNNNNNNNNNNNNNNNNNNNNNNNNNNNNNNNNNNNNNNNNNNNNNNNNNNNNNNNNNNNNNNNNNNNNNNNNNNNNNNNNNNNNNNNNNNNNNNNNNNNNNNNNNNNNNNNNNNNNNNNNNNNNNNNNNNNNNNNNNNNNNNNNNNNNNNNNNNNNNNNNNNNNNNNNNNNNNNNNNNNNNNNNNNNNNNNNNNNNNNNNNNNNNNNNNNNNNNNNNNNNNNNNNNNNNNNNNNNNNNNNNNNNNNNNNNNNNNNNNNNNNNNNNNNNNNNNNNNNNNNNNNNNNNNNNNNNNNNNNNNNAAGAAAGTTCATCCCAAGgctcaccggatgcccggtgatCCAATTCGTACAATCCCACATGTatacaggtcatcaagtaatactctcatgcgagcacgagagggttgtattcccaAGGGTGAGAgaatacaaagaaacaaagtaaaTGCAAATAGAATGTGAACAACAAAGGAAAAATACGGGGAAAAATCAGGGCAAGGAAGTGGtcacggatgaggatcccctcagGGGTTACGAAAGTGTGTAGGATACTCAAACTAGCATGCAAGTGGCTAGTTGGATCGAGACAACCCTAGTTTAGGCCAAACCGATGGTCACATTAATTGACTCCTAATCcgatatatatattggatacAGAATCTTTTCctcccaaatcctcctacgattgcaatgggaatGGCAGTTTTCTCAAGCAAGGGTTACAACACAAGTTATTACACAACCCTAgaaatggaggggtacaaatacctgatggtcacggcgtacttatacatatatcccttccaagcttagtgagtctaatactagggcaatggtcatgcaacctagtactACCTAAGAATTCATACACAGAGTTCCCATCCATACCAaggcattcaaatacaccaaacatGGAACACAACCAAGCTAAAATGCAATAAATAGATCAAGCATCCAAACAaaacaagttcacccccaaggtttaCCTACATCTAgtgaccttgggggtttagttgttcataagCACAAAATACACCGAGAAAGTGAcgaaaataactaaataatccATGAAACAACTCCCTCAAAAGATGGAGGctggagaagcttccaaagataCCACTCAAAGGGGTGGCTTTCCGTCATCTTCAACCTCTCAAAACaaagccctaggagtagatcttgcTCCAAATCGCGCTTTCCTCACCAAATCTGCCGTGGAAATACATTCAAAACCCTTCTTCTTCCTTAGATCGGTAATGGAGGTCATGAGCCTCAAGAAGGGGGTGTCTCTCTTCAAAGAAATGCCCTAAACATCCTTTTTGAAGAGTGGCCTTGGGGTGGCTTTACTAGGGTGGCCTCACGGTCAATATACTTGGCCGTGAGAATGCTCAGAAAATGGGCAGAGAATTTTAGGaagttgctacagtattgcttcaataaaattgctacaatactgctgCTCTTTGAATTGCTTGCGATTATCTTCATGGTCGTGAGGTTACCCATAAGGATTTCTAGACTTCGAGAGTTTTCGTGTTTCATACTACTACAATGCTGCTACCGTACCTGGCCCTAAAATGTtgttttgatgttgatttctcttcaaattgtatcgttgagctcacctaggcttcctttatgcctgaaacatgaaattaaacaattaaaccataaaaaaagggCATCGGCTcatcaataaaaacacaataatcATGTgcacaaatatgtataaaaatacgtgacatttagacatttatcaaacaTCAACACACCTAAGCGCTTTACTTATCCCCtaagcaaacaaacataaagaatAGGGataagaagataaacggctaaatgcacaacctcaagctcaaaagtaaatgACTCCACTAGCACAAGTGGACAAAAATTAAGAGGTGAGTTATTCAATGAATAGTCAAGTAATAATAGCCCCTGTTTCATCTAAAGTGCTCttgtgagtgtgtgctaactccCACCTTAACCTCTACACactggattaccccaggatgaCCTATCACCCCACGCACAATGAAACCGGCATTAAAGTACTAAAGATACCCTCAATACTCAACTAAAAGTCCTTTGGTTCTTAAATAAAACTCTAACTCTCAAGTAAGAAAGTAGCAGGTTCCAAGAGATCAATAaagatactttatttctttcacacatatatacagaCGTAcacacacattttttttctttgagtctgactaacgtagactgcgttgacaaggtccccttgtgtatatcccgcaagtgcacgggtttgtcaaagtaataatcccggatgagcgagtatcgtatccatagggagtagggaataaaaacacttaattcgcttcttagctatgtgaaagataaatagtgatatatgtgacaatgattcaattctcaaaagtaaatacaacaagtaagagagcacaagtaaatgagaaggtaaggcaatcgataaagatggggtacccggatattgctccacctaggacaatcattttaagtgcaagaatcctctattatgcttcctaattaatgcaacactgagtcatggaaatccttaattacatagtcccaaatctaaggtcaaccatgcctaactctatacatgtcccggaggaaagattggataacctctcaacctcgcactcgtatagaattgcaatgagctctagcgattccaagtgctaaatcacttcctaattatagacctaaccctttggtccaggtggaaggtccctaaccacaattaagccctagatactaagatcacttcaacgcttcactctattgcacccgcaactaagccccagcggaaagtcttcccttagaccattcactctattatggccgtaaagaactcaaggaacggaggtagaatctaacacatcggaggggaaaagggacgctcctgtacctctcgactcaccctcttaaccctctccaacctagctttgtcttacactcgtggtgtatcactcactcacaaggttaccaacaagaactctcaaccctaatgtcactctaggggagtatttatacaatcaagcattcaaggttggagatcacaataaacatcaattaattgaaagcataataaagagatttaatgaaacgaatacatcctagggttcacaaatacccaagtacccactaggggtttagctctctatggggctaattacaatcaaagaaatagaatataaaagcaatgaatccatagaaaaccccctcgatactcgtgtcgatggtcttgtggagagtcttctactcgtcgcaaagggtccttcatccggcctaggatatacctcgtcggatcggtgccgacgaaagctctcccaataaccttcttccaaatgacgcacgatgtcagagccaaagaacctctccaaaaccctagccaataagtctcaaaaaccctagccaagccctctctcaagttggggaaaaagatcgagaaaagaatgctgaaatcggggttgaatcggctttaaatagggtggaatcggggatccacgcACTGGGCGCCCTCGTGGatttttttcacacgggcatgtggaatttccacacacccgtgtggattctccgtCTGCGAGTTTTTCTCGGCCGTCGTGAACAGATGCTTctatagtacttttgctacattgctctgctacattatccggcctgaaatacttcccgaatccatactttcatcgaggtaacgcaaacgggcacacgttcacatcgtggatcgctttacttcttcaatgacagataagttgatggggatcttgttctatgtgcataagtcagaatgcttgagtgtgaccgccctttgtgcccctccaaatggttgtgctaagtccaatacgaggaggttggcacacactctagcatctcacacccgacctatgtcttcgcgtttgaaccttagcaagattttctccaaaatcggtgcattatt encodes:
- the LOC120274619 gene encoding uncharacterized protein LOC120274619, whose translation is MEVQAEVLEPLELRFADLLLLSSPSPSPSPFPDDADDLHRLQSLSSAVMRALGPSGPGLLSITAVPRAPALRRALLPLARKLALLDNKDRARILKEHGLGSDVPLKNPDRNVSSFALQLKFEQHASLKLSCRGAENVDVGDDFGKEGLNVYRSSDARDDEFKYLGNTFKELGLCMMELGLMLACVCDNAIGDGELEDSLMGSGTAKGRLIHYHSKLDSIMLRDRSRKIKGGISKARVNACSPLLCDREEGSLSQVPMEPCRMRSRTLDDNCCRASLSDLWQQWHYDYGIFTVLTGPMFLSSCQAGDCLCDSSHQECLSPSGHTYLQLFDSDKNKIYVVKSPPESFIIQVGESADVLSRGKLRSALHSVGRPLELENLSRDFLLSSYNQHGTKFSLFQMVF